TTTAACTTTCATTTATATTATAAAAAGTAAGGAGATGCTAATATGTTAGTGAGAAAGATATTTGTTTGTGAAAATCCCCATCCACTTTGGAGTATTTTAATGGATGAAAATGAAGAAGTAACAGATGAAATGATGATATGTCCTAAATGTGGATTAAGAGCAGTGGCTGTAGGAGAGAGACCAGAGAATGATAAGGCAGTAATTAGAATAGAAAATGGAGTATTTTATGATAATGATTTAAAGAAATATCAAGGAGAAAAAATGTATTATATTATTATAATTGATTTTAGTGGGAAAGAACATTGTCGTGCAGCTCATCCTGTATCATGGCATAAACTTGTACGTCATTTAGAACAACTGAGAGACATGACTATTGAACAGGCTGTTAAATATATGAAACGTGAAAAATTAACTATATAGTAGATATTTAGTTATAAGCACCTAATATTAGGTGCTTATTTTCTAGAGTAAATTTAGGCAATAGTTAAGTAGTATAATATTTAAATATAAACTATTTTATAAAATGCAGATGATTTATTACCAGAGGCATTTATTAAGAGATTTACAACTAAAAAAGGTGTTCCTCAAACTTGGGATGATGCAATTAAGCTAAGAGTTGGTAAGCAAAAAGCTTCTTTTAGAAATAATAATCCATTCGGTTCATTTGAAATAGAAAAGGTGGGTAAATAGATATGAAACTAGAATGGTCAAAAGAGATTTTAGGTAAAGATTTTAAATATCCAGATTCATTCTTAAAAGTTATTGAATTAAATTTAGTAGATTTTGATTTGTGGTACATTATGGATAATGAACAAGTGCAGACAAGAATGAAAGGATTAAAAAAAAGGTATCCAAATAGGAGTTTAATACCATTTGCTAGAAGAGATGATAATGATGATATAGCTTGTTTTGAAATAGATAAGGGAGAAAGAGTACAAATTATACATGATTTTGCTTCTAAAGGATATGAGCAAAGAAAAGAATTTAATGACTTTTGGGAATGGCTTCAATCAGCTATTAAAGAAATGATAGAGTATAATAAGTAAAGCCGTTTAGAGAGGTGATTAGAATAAATTATTTAAAGTTAAGCAAAGAGATATCTTATGCATTAAGACATTCACCATCAGAATATGGGTTAGAACTTGATGATAATGGCTCGGTTAATCTTGAAGAGTTATTGATTGCTTTGAAAAAGAAAGAAGAATTTAAATTTCTTGAAGCAGAAGATTTAGTAAAAATGATAGAAACATCTGATAAGAAACGTCATGAAATAGTAAATAATAAAATAAGAGCTTTATATGGTCACTCGATATCTACAAAGATACAAAAGGATGCAATAGAACCTCCTCAGTATTTATATCATGGAACTGCAAGGAGATTTATTCAATCTATAAAAGAAAATGGTTTATTGCCACAAGATAGGCAATACGTACATTTATCAATAGACATAGAGACGGCTATTCAGGTGGGAAAAAGAAGGGATAAAAAACCTGTTATTTTAACTGTTAAGGCTAAGTTAGCATGGGAAAATGGGGTAGGTTTTTATAAAGGGAATGATAAAGTTTGGTTATCAGATGCGATAAAAAGTGAATATATTGAGTTTCCAGAATCGTAAATAGTATGGAAATAGTGGTTGTCTTTGACAACCACTATTTTTAAATAAGGATAAAAAATAGTCTAGTTAATTAAAAGAAGATTTATCCCTCTAGGTAGCCGATTAATTTACTTTTACCACGTATACCTTTTTATTAAATAAGCAATATGCCAAAATTAATGGTATTGTGAGAGTAAGTACCGAGATAACTTATTTTCATCATGATAATCTAGGCTCAACAAGATTGATGACTGATAGTAGTGGTAAAGTCGTCATAGATCAAGATTACTTGCCTTTTGGTGGCGATTTAGCAAGATCAAATCAGATTGAGATACAGAATGATAGTGGTGAGAACTATAAATACACAGGTCAAAAACAAGTAGTAAGCATAGGACTTTACTATTATGGGGCGAGATACTATGACCCTGAGATTGGTAGGTTTGTAACTGAGGATAGTTATCGAGGGGAGCTAGATAAGCCACAGACACAACACTTGTATATTTATGTGACTAATAATCCGTTAAGATACACTGATCCTAGTGGTAATTCACGCCGAGATCCTTTCCATGAGTTTATGACTAATGTTTTATGGAATGGAATTCAGGAGATTAAATCATTCAATAATCCAAGAACTAGAGCATATTTTAAAGGTGTTGGAGATAGTTGGGTTGACACAGGTAAAGGAGTTGTAGATTTTGCAAGAGATCCAATAAACAATTCTATTAATGCAGC
The genomic region above belongs to Orenia metallireducens and contains:
- a CDS encoding RNA 2'-phosphotransferase, which translates into the protein MNYLKLSKEISYALRHSPSEYGLELDDNGSVNLEELLIALKKKEEFKFLEAEDLVKMIETSDKKRHEIVNNKIRALYGHSISTKIQKDAIEPPQYLYHGTARRFIQSIKENGLLPQDRQYVHLSIDIETAIQVGKRRDKKPVILTVKAKLAWENGVGFYKGNDKVWLSDAIKSEYIEFPES